The following coding sequences lie in one Mesorhizobium sp. DCY119 genomic window:
- a CDS encoding MarR family transcriptional regulator has product MAKELRRAAKTLAERSTQAPSLEGGSPIDDRQTPHFRSLNLVTRSAHRELLIALQNRIADKELTVAMSTYLRCLWEKDGVTQRELAKAAQLVEGTTTDTLKKMENSGLIVRVRNKQDIRKINIYLTVPARRLYEQVRDIHMEIDAIALRGLSDEDISTFKKVIDKMTENLAADNMSARDPGGELES; this is encoded by the coding sequence ATGGCGAAAGAGCTTCGACGTGCGGCCAAAACGCTGGCCGAACGCAGTACGCAGGCGCCGTCTCTGGAAGGCGGCAGCCCCATCGATGACAGGCAGACACCCCACTTCCGCTCACTGAATCTCGTAACGAGGAGTGCCCATCGCGAGTTATTGATAGCCTTGCAAAACCGCATAGCCGACAAGGAGTTGACGGTTGCAATGTCGACCTATCTGCGCTGCCTGTGGGAAAAGGACGGTGTTACCCAGCGTGAACTGGCAAAGGCGGCCCAGCTCGTCGAGGGTACCACCACCGACACGCTGAAGAAGATGGAGAATAGCGGACTTATCGTTCGGGTCCGAAACAAACAGGACATTCGCAAGATCAATATCTACCTCACTGTCCCGGCCAGGCGCCTCTACGAACAGGTCAGGGACATCCACATGGAGATCGACGCGATTGCCCTTCGCGGACTGTCAGACGAGGATATCTCCACATTCAAGAAGGTCATCGACAAAATGACCGAGAATCTAGCCGCGGACAACATGTCCGCGCGCGACCCGGGTGGTGAGCTGGAATCCTGA
- a CDS encoding metalloregulator ArsR/SmtB family transcription factor, with the protein MTEAAAINAVMRALADPTRRAVFERVVKSDEITVVELTRGSGVTQGAVSQHLKSLKQAGLVAERPEGRNVYYRAQPEGLAPLADWMSHYGVFWRERFADLRELLKEIDP; encoded by the coding sequence ATGACCGAAGCCGCTGCCATCAACGCTGTCATGCGCGCACTCGCCGATCCAACGCGGCGCGCTGTGTTCGAGCGGGTCGTCAAGTCCGACGAGATTACCGTGGTCGAACTGACGCGGGGGAGTGGGGTGACACAAGGCGCCGTCTCCCAGCATCTCAAATCCTTGAAGCAGGCCGGTCTGGTCGCAGAGCGACCCGAGGGCCGGAACGTCTATTATCGCGCCCAGCCGGAGGGCCTCGCGCCGCTGGCCGACTGGATGAGCCACTACGGCGTCTTCTGGCGCGAGCGCTTTGCAGATCTCCGAGAATTGCTGAAGGAAATCGATCCATGA
- a CDS encoding SRPBCC domain-containing protein — MNDAALKSGTQEIVVDEVFPHAPQTIWKALTTGDLIARWMMEPTGFEPVEGRHFTFQTTPAGRWDGVIRCQVLEVVPNERLAYAWKGGDDGNVGYGSRLDTVVTFILSRVDNGTRLRLVHSGFVTPKNDTAFNNMSQGWPKCFQRLDVMAAEQVSSKKLH, encoded by the coding sequence ATGAACGACGCTGCATTGAAATCCGGCACGCAAGAGATTGTGGTCGACGAGGTCTTTCCGCATGCTCCGCAGACCATCTGGAAAGCGCTGACAACCGGCGATCTGATCGCCCGCTGGATGATGGAGCCGACGGGGTTCGAGCCCGTGGAGGGCAGGCACTTCACGTTTCAGACGACGCCGGCAGGCAGGTGGGATGGTGTCATTCGCTGCCAGGTGCTGGAGGTGGTGCCGAACGAGCGCCTCGCCTACGCCTGGAAAGGCGGAGATGACGGAAACGTCGGATATGGTTCGCGGTTGGACACGGTCGTCACATTTATCCTGTCCAGGGTCGACAACGGAACCCGCCTTCGCCTTGTCCACTCCGGCTTCGTCACGCCGAAGAATGACACGGCTTTCAACAATATGAGCCAAGGCTGGCCGAAGTGCTTCCAAAGGCTGGATGTCATGGCTGCAGAACAGGTTTCTTCGAAAAAGCTGCACTGA